One bacterium genomic window, CTACTCATTTGACCTTCTTCACTTCAAGAAAAGTCCTGCAGGAAATCCTCTCCTTTGATCAGATTGGCGTTCTTGATGTCGCGCTGCACGCACCACTCTTTGAATCGCTGTGAAGCAATGTGCAGGTGGTAGAACCCTCGCGGAACAAAAAGGTCTTCGCCAGACCACGTGGTCTCCTTAATGTAAATTCCCTTGAGTTTCAAGAGAAGATCGCCACCCATCAGGCATCTGGAGCAGTGCTGTTCTGCTTCGTAGACGACCTCACTCTTCTTGAGGTCAAGTTCAGTTTTTGAGTAATTGATCGCAGCTACATAGTATCGGGGAAGATGCTCTGCAACCCTCTTTGGCTTGACTTTAACGACGTTCGCTTGCCCCCTAAAGGTGAGGCCCGTGAGACCATCCTGCTTAAACAGGTCAACGAACTTCTCTGAAACGAGAAGATCTACGACGCCAAATGCAATGTCTCCCAACTCTCGCCCAAGAAATTCCATTTCGACATTAAATGGTGGCAGCCATTCAAGCATGCTGATGTATCTCTTACACTTTCGGCACAATTGCGCTTCGCCCATGTTTATAGGTTCAGCTTTGAAAAAGTCGGTCACTGCCGGATTTGTCGATCTGCTTATTGGAGACTCGAGAGAATAAAATGCCTTCATTGTATGCCCTTTGGAAACCGTTTGAGCAAGTCTGGTAGCGAGTAACGCTTGGTCAAATATCTGAGGAATTGCGTAAAGGTCATTGTCCTGTTTGCAAGGATAACTTCAGCGATTTCTTTGTCCAGTGCTCTGTGCCAATCCTGATAGCCCCTATGGGATGCCAGGTCCTTGGCAAATGCTATCATCCGAGAATCCCTTAATTTAAACAGGCCCTTAAGTCGCGGATGGTCACTCAAGGCGTTGAATATAGCTTTCGAAATAACATGATGTGCTTGACCCTTTCCGGCCTTTATCAGAGACTTGGTGGCCTGCGAATATCCACCACCAGGCAAGTATAATCCTGCAATGAAGGCGCTGCTGACTGCACCTTTCTCAAAATCACTTGCACACGGATCTGCCAGAGTACTAGCAGTGGTCCATGCATCCCACAGCGACGAGCCAATTTCAACTGCCGCCCACGCTGCAGCGGCAAGAAGCAATGGGCTTTCGCCGCTTGGGTCAACATAGATAAGCGGGTTTCCGTTGGCGTAGCCGTAGAGATTCCCTTCGAACGGACCCAGCGGGTCGGGCTGGAGATAGCGTCCAAGCCTCGGGCTATAGTACCGATTCCAATTATAATATATATCGGCTTCGGTATCCTCATACTGTCCAGGAAAACGAAGAGGATTGGTCGACGAGATAAGTTCATCGTAGACTTCGCCAAACGGGTAATAATCTCCCCGCCAGGTGACGGTCTTCTGGTTGTTGGTGAGGGCGAGCGGGGTTCCGAGATGGTCGGTGATATAGTACTGAATATCCCCTGAAGGCTGCGCCGACAGCTTGGCCAACGGCTTACCGTTCAGGTAGATATAATCGCATCTCCAGTCGGCGCTATCGAACTCTGAAAGAACAAAGCCGGAAGGGAGATTGATGAACTTGGTGGTCACTCCTCCGGATGTCTTGCTGACTCGCTGATGCTGCCCATCATAGGTACAAGCCATCGTGGCGCCATTGTCAACCGAGACCAGCCGCCCCGCATCGGTGTACTGATAGGTGGTGGTATCAGATCCGGCAATCACGCGCGTGACATTGCCAAGCGCATCGTAGCTGTAGCTCGCGGTCGCAGTGTCGACTATCTGAATCAGCTTGTTCGACGAGTACGTGTATGCCGAAGTGTCGGCAGTGCTTCCATACTCCAAGATCGAATCACGGTTACCGTTTCGTGCATAGATCAGGCTGAGCAGGGTATCCGGGTAATCGAGGGATCGAGCCGAAGTGAGTCGACTGATCTGATCATATTCAAAGTAACGACTCTTGGTCGATTCAATTCGATCCTCAATTTCTTCGATGCTTCCCACGTCGTTGTAACTGTATCGCAACTCCAAGAGGGAATCGACTCCGGTGCTGATCGAATCAATCCGGTATAGTTGGTCCAATCGGTTGCTAATCGATATGCCGTTTCCGAGGATCCAAGACTCCGCGTCTCCGAATGGAGCGTACGTGATAGATGAAGCAAGAGTGTCCCATCCAACACCAGTGCTGCAGCAGACCATGTTCACGTTGCCGATCGTGTCGCGTTGATAGGTTACGAGATTGCCGGACGGGTAAATGACCGACGACAACTGGTCGTTTTCATCGTAGCCGTAGCTTGTCGTATAAGTTGTCGAGTCAGATGGGAATCGGCGAATCTCCTGATGGAGTCTCCCAACATTGTCGTATCGATAGGTGGTAGTGCAGGCTGGTGCTGATTCCCGATAGAGCCGCCCCTTGCCGAAACTGAACTGGGTGCCATCGTATTGATATCGCACATTCTGAGAGTCAGGATAGAGTTCCGCCGTCAGCCGGTTGAGCAGATCGTACTTGAAGGCTATTGAGTCGCCGGAAGCGTTCTTTTTCCAGGCGAGATTGTCGGCCGCGTCGTATCCATAGCGAGTAGTACCGGATATCGCACAGCTGTCATAGGTGAGGCGACCCTTATCGTCATACTTGAAGCGGTATTCGTAACCGCCGGGGTCGACCAGCTTTGTCACGTTGTCTCTGGCGTCATACGTGTAGCGGGTCTTGATGCTGTCGCCTGTCCGTGGCTCGATTGTCTCGAGTAATCTTCCCAGGGAATCATGCCGGTTGACTATCCGATTGCCAAGCGCGTCAAGAAGCGTGTCCAAAGTACCTAACGGACCGTAGCCAAGGCGCGTAGTATCGGCGAATGCCGATGCGGTCCAGATCGGCTGATGTCGGTGGTTGTATGCGGAGAATATCTGCTTTCGCAATACGTTGGCTGGGGAGTAGGTACATTGACTGATTTGATTCCCCATCGAATCATATGTGAACGCGACGTAGTTGCCGGATTGATCACTAAGCTGATCGAGATGCCCGCAACTGTCTCGTATATACTGAGTAGCCGATCCATTGGGTGGGGTAAGACTCTTGAGGCTACCGTCAACGTAGTAGGCGTAGGAGAGGGCAGTACTATCCGCGGTGCCGGCTAGAGTAACGAGCCTAGTCAGCCGTCCCCGCGTGTCATGGACATATCTGCTTGTGTCGCCATTGGCTGAGCGAACCCAGGTGCGTTGTCCAAGGGAGTTGCGTTGGCCATACGAGGTAGTGTCACCATTTGCGTCGATCTCGTACTGAAGGTCACCGTTACCATAGTAGACATACTTGACAGTGTCAGCGACGTCGCGGCGCGGGCCGTCCGCTTTGGTCAGCTGGCCAACTGCATTGTAAGTGAACCAGGAGGTGTCATTATACTTAGTGGTGCCGTCTTTCCATCCTGACTCAATCTGTCTGAGCAGGTTTCCCTTCGAATCACGAATTGAGATCAGTTTGCCATAGTCGTTGGCCTTGTTGATGCTGGTCCATTGTTCAAGGGTGGGGCGATTGTACGTGCTGTCGTAGGTCCAGTCAGTTCTTTGCTTGAGCGACGTGTTGGCGGCGATGACTCGGGTGAGAAGATTGCCACGCGAATCGTAATACATTGAATCGAGTCGACCGTTGGCATACCGGGCAGAGCGTTTGTTACCGGCGCCATCATACGTGAATGATGTCGCGCAAGTCGCGCAGTCGGAATCGGTTCGTCGGGCGACCTGTCGCATGGTTCGATCAGCAGACCAGACAGACTGGGTGGTACTGGTGAAGAGACCATTTTGATGGCTGATCTGGCAGACATTTGAATCCGAACTAGTGCCGCATTCCACATTGCTCGGATGACTCCAGGACAGATTGACCTTTTGTGATCCGTCTGCAACCCAGAAGCCTGTCGACAGACCGCTGCTGTCATAGCTGAAGTAGCGCTTGCCACTGTCAGAGTCGACGATTGACGTGATAGACCGTGGGTCATACGAGTTTGATCCGTAGTTGTACTCCTCCCAGCTTCCGTCGCTGTAGGTCACACGATGCAGGAGATCGTCAGTGGGAAGATATTCGTATTTTACCAGCGTATCACCGGCTGAAGACGTGATCGAACCCAGGCGTCCACTCGAAGTGTTCAGGCGGATGCAACGTCCAGAGGCATCCTTGACCGAATCGAGAATGTTGGCGGAGAAAAAATAACGGATACGATTTCCGTTCAGATCTTCGATCGAGTCGACGGGCCCGGCTTGATGAAAGACCAGCCTGGTGTCGTCGGACGCGATGATGGTGTAGATGCTGTTGACAGTGTCGACTTTGACCCGATAAGGAACACCGTAGGGCGGATCGTAGACGAGCCTGGGGTTTGTTCCTCCTAACCAGTGTCTCTCGAATCGCACCTGGCGGCCAGTTGCTTCGGTTAAGGTCAAGTTGCCATTGGACGAATCGATTGCAAGCGTGTTTTCGAAGCCGAGTCTCCATCTTTCACCCAGCAGCGAGCTTGCGAAATTGAACGTGTTGTAGTGTCGAGAGATCTCGAGCGGCAGGCCAAGGTCGGTGCCGAGAGAAACGTCGACCCGTCTCTGATACATGTTGCCGTTGATGGTATTTATTGGATCTGCTACCCTGGCGTCGCAGGCGACTTCACCCAATTCAACCGGCTGGGGAGCGGATAGGGAAGCTACCTGCCCGACCGACCATGGGCCGTACATGCGTACCGTGTCACTTTGACATGCACAGGTACATGGTCCTTGATAAGACTTCTGGCAGGCAATCGCCCAGAACTTCATCTGCTGAATTGAAGCAGTAACTGTGACCGTGGTGCATTTGGTCCTATTAATGGAGTAGCAAACGCCATAGGCATCGTAGGGGAGGTCACTGCTACTCAACCACCCGGCCACATCGGCCGGAACCCAGGCGTCCATTTGCATTCTGGCCAATAGATGAAAGGGTGACTGGCTCGTTGCATGCCAGCCCGTACCAGAATACCTGACATCAAGCTGGAGCCGGAAGGTGGTAGGACTCAGGGTGTCAATGTCAGTGATCGTGATGACAAGGTCCTCTACGCGTGGGTAGCAGCGTTCGTTCGCAGGAGTGGCTGAAGTATTGCTCCCGCAGGAGTACGAATTCAGACTGTAACACGATTGATTGTCGGCTCTCGCGGCTAAAGAGCAAAGCGAAATCGTCAGGAGCAATAGCGTCAAGATTTGGATGTGTGAGTTGCTCCAGAGAGGCAACGTCTGCGTTGTGCCCCGCATCCTGCGTTGAGTGGCCGACGAGACATGGCGTTTGAAGCGACCCCAGTTGGTCAACGAATAAATTGTGGACTGATTGAAAAACCAAGTGAACATGATTCCCTCCTCGAAGATAGATTCGCCGAATGTTCAAAATGGGTGAAGTCTGTATTTGGCAGGATTGCCCTCACCCCATTTCAACTTCAGCAAATTGTTGAATGTTTGTCAAAGAAAAAATGGACCAAGTTAGACATGTGACAAAACCTGTCACTAAGTAGTAAAAAATGCGGAGGCGGCTCTATTGCCAAGTTGTTGCGGGTTATGGGTATCAAGTCCCCCGGCTAGCAGGCCAGGGGGCCGATAAAAAGTTGTCATCATCTTGTGGTCTGCGGAAAAATGGCCTGAATCGGCGGGACTGTTTTTCGTTATGGCGGTAGTGAACTTCAAAATAGGGTCCTCCTACTAGAGGGGGAGGAGTCGGGAGCACTAGCAAGTGTAATACAAGCGATGGATCGTATCCTGCGCTGGATGAGGTGGGTGGTTCGAACGCGGGTGCGGTTCGGGATGGGAGGGGGAGGTTGAATGGATGGAAGCGCGGAGGGTAGACCAAGAATGATAGGCTACCCTCTTTTCCAGGCCAATACAGTTGGCACCTCGAAATCCTCGATTTTACATAGAGGTACCGAGATTACTTGAATTTGAGGAAATACCCCCTGATTTCTTTGCCCGAACCGTGTCGCTGCTCCGTTCGCATTCGTCCAATCGTCGGCACATACTCAATTGTACCGTCGCTCGGCCCCCACTTCATCTCGTCAGCAAAAACCACAGCATCCGCACCTTCCCGGGCGGCACGGGCCACCAACATCTTGCGCATCGACTCCTTACCGGCGAAAGTGTCCCCCTCGGCCGTTGCCTGACCAATCACGTTGAACTTTCTTCCCGAAGCTGTCAATTCTTCGATAGTGGAAAAGACTACCACCGAATCCACTGCGACCGGCGCATATACCTCCGATGTATTGGCGGTGTAGCGTAGCTTGGTACAACCGCCCAAAACAATCCCCAAAATGACCAGACCAAGCAACAGGCCCGGTATGACCGAACTCATCAGCGGCTCTGAAACAAACGCTCTCTTCACAGTACCCTCCTCGTACATCTATGCATGTGACCTATGCCCGGGAAAAAAGCGTAGACCTCACTAAAACCAATTTCTGGAAGGACTGATTCTCACCCCGTATGACAATCACATAATCTTCCCGTGTGCCCCCGTTAATAAAGGGAATGGCGGACTTAAATGTCGAGTGAAAAAATCTGAAAAGTGTTCACCCATTGACTCTGTGAATCCAAAACAAAACCCCGGCTTACGGGCCGGGGTTTGCATATCAGTCAAGCGTGAGCAGGCTCACACGTCATAGTACATCTCAAATTCATGCGGGGTGGGGCGGACGCGGATCTCTGACACCTCTTTCCGCTTGATCTTTACCCAGTTTTCCAGCAGATCCTCAGTAAAGACGCCACCCTGTTGCAGGTAGTCGTTGTCGCGTTCGAGAGCGTCGAGCGCCTTGGTCAGCGAGGTCGGCAGATGAGGTATCCTGGAGAGTTCTTTCTCTGACAACTGCTCCAGATTCTTATCCAGCGGCATGCCAGGGTCGATCTTGTTTTTGATGCCGTCGAGGCCGGCCATCAACATCGCGGCATAGGCCAGATAGGGGTTCATAGTGCCATCGGGGGGACGGAACTCAAAGCGGTAGGTTTTCGCACTTCGCTGATATCCCGGTATGCGGATACAGGCGGTGCGGTTCCCCATCGAATAAGTCCCGGCGACGGGAGCTTCAAATCCCGGCACCAGCCGCTTATATGAATTGGTCGAGGGATTGGTGAACGCCAACAGCGAGTCGGCATGTTTCAGCATGCCACCGATATACCAAAGTCCGAGCTTGGACATCTTGCAAGTGCCCTTCGGATCGTAGAAGAGCGAGCCTTTGTCATCGGCGAGATACTGATGGACATGGAGGCCGGAGCCGGGTTCGTTGAAAAGCGGCTTGGGCATGAAGGTGGCGGATTTCTTATGACGGAAGCATTCATTCTTGATGATGTATTTAATCATCATCGATTGGTCGGCCATCTTCATGATGGGGGCGAAGGCGACCTCGATCTCATGTTGTCCTGCTCCGCCTACCTCGTGGTGGTGATATTTTAGCGCGACGCCAACATCGGCGAGCATCGAGGCCATCTGCGAGCGGAGATTGAAGGTGCGGTCCATCGGCGGCGCGGCATGATACCCTTTCTTGTAGGGGATCTTGTAGCCAAGCGCTTCGGAATCCTCAGTCGGCCGCCAGGCGGCCTCGGCTGAATCGAGATAATAAAACGCGGCTTCGGGGCCCTGGTAGAAGCGGGCCTCGTCGAAAACATAGAATTCAAATTCCGGCCCGATGATCGCTTGCGCGCCTTTGACGATTTTGGCGAGATACGCGGCGGCATCGGCGGTCACTCTTCTCGGATTGCGCGAGTAGGGGGTGATATGTTCGCCATGATCCATGATGTTGCCGATGAAGGAAAGGGTCGGGCGGTCGCAGAACGGATCGATGAACATCGCTTCCGGGTCGGGGAGCATGATCATATCGCCGCGTTCGATGGAGGAGAAGCCGGGGAGGGAGGAGCCATCGATCCCGACACCCTGGCTGAACAGGTCGGGAGTGAGGGACGAGACCGGCAGGGTTATGTGGTGCCAGATGCCGGGCAGGTCCGAGAACTTCAAATCGATATATTCAATCTGTTTCTCTTTTGCGAATTTGAGAATCGAGTCGAGTTTCACGCAATCTCCTTGGGCTTTTTCAACTTTGTGACAAAGTTCACATAAGGTAGTATATGGAACCTATTTTGGCAAGAATAGAGTGGGGGGACGGGCAGACGAGGACGTCTGCCGCGCAAGAGCGGCGGGTGACGGTGGGGCAGGTCAGGCGGGGAGGTTTGCCGCGCAATGGATCTAAGATGGATCCTAGCCTTCGCTGGATGAGGTGGCAGGATCGAACGCGGGTACGGTTGAGGATGCATTGGCGCGGTTGTATGTTCGGGGGGACGGGGAAGGCTGCTGAGCAGTTGATGGCGGGTTCGAAGACGGACCCGCCCTACAATTATGGTGAACCTATTCTGGGATGCATCGCGGGCAAAAGGCTGGACGGGGGAGATTGAAATTGCTTACTTGGGTCGTCACATAACCAGCTAATGGAGTAGCCATGCGGACTTTCATCTGTCTCTCAATTGCCATTCTAACACTAAGCATATCAGCCAGTTCACAGGATCTGCCGCTGGTCGACAGCGCGCTGTCGCAAGTCGGCATGACCAGCGAGGATCTCTGTTTCGATCAGGATGAAATGGCCGGATGGGGAGGAGATAGATGGCGGTTGAGCTACTTCACGGTCCTCCATAAGAATCCGTTCAAGATTCCCAAGTACGGTGAGATCGCGGCGACATCCTGCTCAACCAATGTCACCAATTTGACCGCGCTCGTTGGCGACGCCGGGCGACGGATCGATTGCCCCGTGCGACGCGGTTTGATCGGCGATCAATTGGAGCAGTATCTTCCGCACAAAGATTCACTGCCGAAAACCGCTCTCGCCACCAACAAAGGGATCCTCCTGGGCGACCGGAATAAAAAACTCCGGCAGGGGGTTGATATCCTTTCGGTGATGGCCAACGATGACAACTTCTATCTCAAGCGTGCCCTGAACGGATTTGCCAAAGAGAAAAATCGCAAAGCCGTGTTTGATTATCTCCTGACGGAAAATGATGAACAGGCAGAGCTGATCGAAGAGATGGCCGAGAAGATAGATTTCAATCTGCTGGTGGCGGCGATGGAAGATCTGGCCGAGCTGACGAAACGGATGGCTGACTCGGTTGAATTCGCGGAGTTTCCCAAAGCTCGCCTTGAGATCCCGACTCGGAAGGGGATGGTTGTGATCGGTACATCGCAAGACGACCTCTATGAATATCCGGTTCCTCCGCTTTTGATCGTTGATGGCGGCGGGAATGACACCTATCGCTTCAGTGGGTTCGCTGAAGATTTTCCGGTGAGCATCATTATCGATCCTTCAGGCGATGACCAGTACCTTTCAATCGATACCACGACTGCCGGGATCGGCGGCGCGATTCTTGGTGTCTCGATTCTGATCGACAAGGCGGGGAATGATCGCTATCTCGCGAAGCATCTTGCGCAGGGTTGCGGTGTATTTGGCGGCGGATTACTGCTCGATTATTCCGGCAACGATATCTACTCCGGCAAAAATTACCTTCAAGGGAGTGGCGTGTTTGGCATTGGCATATTGTCCGACAGCGCCGGGATTGACTCGTTTTACTGCGTTGGCAATGCGCAGGGGTATGGCTACTCCAAAGGGTGTGGCGTGCTGATCAATTTCTCCGGCGATGATCGGTATGTCGCCGAGGATAGCATTATTACCAGCCCATCGCCGCAGACCAAAGAGCATAATGCGTCGCTGGCGCAGGGAGTGGCGTTTGGACGGCGCGCGGATTATGTCGATGGTCACTCCTGGGCGGGAGGAGTCGGTATCCTGTGCGATCTGGCTGGAAACGACAGCTACTCCGCCGGGCTTTTTGCGCAGGGATGTGCCTATTGGTTTTCGGTCGGGATGCTCCTTGACCATAGCGGCGATGATATCTATAACGGCGTCTGGTATGTGCAGGGGTCCGGTGCGCACTTTGCCGTTGGGCTGCTCGATGATGCCAATGGCAATGACAGCTATATTGCTACCATGAATATGGCGGTCGGGGCCGGGCATGATTTTACGATCGGATATTTCAACGAACGGGCCGGCAATGATACCTATGTTGTTCCAAATCTCTCTCTGGGTGGAGGAAATGCCAACGGTATCGGGATATTCCACGACTGGGCCGGCGATGATTCCTACACGACTAAAGCGGGCACCACTCTTGGGCGGGCAAACGGCGAGAAGTTGGGCTATCGGAAATCTCTCAATTGTTTCGGGCTGTTTCTTGATGGCGGAGGAAGTGATACCTATGACCAGCCATATGCCGGAAATGGGAAGCGATGGATTGGTCCGGCCTCGGATACATCGTGGGTGAATCCGCATGAGATTGGAGTGGGGGTAGACCGGTAGGGAGTACAACAGGAGTTTACTTCAACAAGCTCCGGATGCGAACCCATTCCGTCTTACCAGTTTTGATCTTCCAGAACCAGACTCCACTTGTCGCATAGCCGGTTATTGCCTTAGCTGCCTGAGTGAGGGAGATCAGCGTTTTTCCTTTGAAGCGAACTTTTCCGCTTTTCTGAAGTCGTGCGCGGTACTTCGTACCTTTGTGCTCCGCTCGAATGCTGACAGAATACTTGCTTCCAAGTAGGTCCTCAAGAGAACGGACCTTCTTAGACGTCACACCACTCTTGACCCGCGATTTGATGCTTTTCACCGAAGTAGCTATACGTGATTTGCCCAAATACTGTCTTCTCTGGATCTCCTGTTCCATTTTTATACGATTTCCCAGATCAGTACGGAGGTCTTCAGCCTGTGAGAGCCTACCTTTTGCTGAATTTCCCTGAGGGTGAGCTGTTCTCAGTATCAGCGTCTCAAGTTCCTTTATGTGGTCAACCTTTCGAACAAGGTAAAGACTGAACTTATCCCATTTGCCGGAGTGCTTGTCTTTAAGTGACTTGATTTATTCCGGTTAGCCACAGTCAGATGATCTCCCTTGAAGAGCATACACCATGCCTATTTCCCAACCCATTCTATCTTGGGAGCTTGAAATACCTTGGACTCTCAAGGTAACCTTCCCCTCTCTTTTCTTGGAGTGGATTTCTTCCCCATTGTTCAAATCCCCATGGTAACAGGAGTTTTTGTATGTCAACAAGTTAAGTGTTTATGGCGAAAAATCAAGCATCCTACTTCTTCACGACCAGCGCGATTCCCGAGAGGATAAGCGCGGCACCGACCAAGACGAGCAGTGAAAGCTGCTCGTCGAACATATACACCCCAATCAGAATCGCCACCAGTGGCGTGACAAATCCGATCAGCGAGACAGTCACGGTTCGCATTTTTGTCAACAACCAGTAGTAGCCGATAAATGCGACTGCGGTTCCAAATATCGCGAGATAGAGAATCGAGCCGATAGAAGTGGCGGAGATTTTCAGCGCAGTGATATCCTCGAATATCAGCGCGCTTACCACCAGCAGAATTCCCCCGAACAACATCTGTACGACTGCCGCAACATAGATATTGGTTTCAGCGCAATGCCGCTTGTGGAACATCAGGCCGACGGCCGACACAAACGAGCCGAGGAGGGTTAACATCGTCCCCAGGAAGAGGTGCGATGATGTTTGCAGTGAGTCATACGATATCAGCACGACACCAATAAATCCGACCAACATTCCGAGCCAGCCGAGCATGGATGTTTTCTTCTCACCGGGGAGTGAGTAGTAAGAGAGCATGGCGACAAAAAACGGAAAAGAGCCAAACAGCACCGAGGCGAGCGCCGAGTTGATATACAGCTCGCCGAAGTAGATAAGGGCGTAACTGGCTCCGTACATGTAAATCCCCGGGTGTCCCATTCGCAGATATTCGCGCCAGGATTTGGGGAGCGGGTAGCGCTTCATCAGGACTATAGTCCCGAGGATTAGAACCGCAATTATGAACCGGATCGAGGCCGCCCAGAGCGGAGGGGCATCGGAAAGGCCCAGCTTGATGGCGATCCAAGTAGAGCCCCAGATAAGGCAGAGTATCAGGTAGACGATCAGGTTCATGACCGGCCAATAACGGCACGGTTCTCCTTCCTGTCAAATCGTAAGCGCTTACCTGTCAAACGGGTCAGGAAATCATTGCAGGAGAGAGATTTGTTAAAACTATTCGTCAAGGGCAATCTGTACGCAATAGTTAAAGAAACTACTCAAAACTGCCGAATACTACTTGACGGGTCCGAATCGCGTACTATATTGTGCGCAATCGACTAAGGAGCAACAACATGTCTGACTTTGTAGACGGCGCCGTTCGCGCCACCGCATTTTTTACT contains:
- a CDS encoding EamA family transporter, which codes for MNLIVYLILCLIWGSTWIAIKLGLSDAPPLWAASIRFIIAVLILGTIVLMKRYPLPKSWREYLRMGHPGIYMYGASYALIYFGELYINSALASVLFGSFPFFVAMLSYYSLPGEKKTSMLGWLGMLVGFIGVVLISYDSLQTSSHLFLGTMLTLLGSFVSAVGLMFHKRHCAETNIYVAAVVQMLFGGILLVVSALIFEDITALKISATSIGSILYLAIFGTAVAFIGYYWLLTKMRTVTVSLIGFVTPLVAILIGVYMFDEQLSLLVLVGAALILSGIALVVKK
- a CDS encoding RHS repeat protein, which gives rise to MQMDAWVPADVAGWLSSSDLPYDAYGVCYSINRTKCTTVTVTASIQQMKFWAIACQKSYQGPCTCACQSDTVRMYGPWSVGQVASLSAPQPVELGEVACDARVADPINTINGNMYQRRVDVSLGTDLGLPLEISRHYNTFNFASSLLGERWRLGFENTLAIDSSNGNLTLTEATGRQVRFERHWLGGTNPRLVYDPPYGVPYRVKVDTVNSIYTIIASDDTRLVFHQAGPVDSIEDLNGNRIRYFFSANILDSVKDASGRCIRLNTSSGRLGSITSSAGDTLVKYEYLPTDDLLHRVTYSDGSWEEYNYGSNSYDPRSITSIVDSDSGKRYFSYDSSGLSTGFWVADGSQKVNLSWSHPSNVECGTSSDSNVCQISHQNGLFTSTTQSVWSADRTMRQVARRTDSDCATCATSFTYDGAGNKRSARYANGRLDSMYYDSRGNLLTRVIAANTSLKQRTDWTYDSTYNRPTLEQWTSINKANDYGKLISIRDSKGNLLRQIESGWKDGTTKYNDTSWFTYNAVGQLTKADGPRRDVADTVKYVYYGNGDLQYEIDANGDTTSYGQRNSLGQRTWVRSANGDTSRYVHDTRGRLTRLVTLAGTADSTALSYAYYVDGSLKSLTPPNGSATQYIRDSCGHLDQLSDQSGNYVAFTYDSMGNQISQCTYSPANVLRKQIFSAYNHRHQPIWTASAFADTTRLGYGPLGTLDTLLDALGNRIVNRHDSLGRLLETIEPRTGDSIKTRYTYDARDNVTKLVDPGGYEYRFKYDDKGRLTYDSCAISGTTRYGYDAADNLAWKKNASGDSIAFKYDLLNRLTAELYPDSQNVRYQYDGTQFSFGKGRLYRESAPACTTTYRYDNVGRLHQEIRRFPSDSTTYTTSYGYDENDQLSSVIYPSGNLVTYQRDTIGNVNMVCCSTGVGWDTLASSITYAPFGDAESWILGNGISISNRLDQLYRIDSISTGVDSLLELRYSYNDVGSIEEIEDRIESTKSRYFEYDQISRLTSARSLDYPDTLLSLIYARNGNRDSILEYGSTADTSAYTYSSNKLIQIVDTATASYSYDALGNVTRVIAGSDTTTYQYTDAGRLVSVDNGATMACTYDGQHQRVSKTSGGVTTKFINLPSGFVLSEFDSADWRCDYIYLNGKPLAKLSAQPSGDIQYYITDHLGTPLALTNNQKTVTWRGDYYPFGEVYDELISSTNPLRFPGQYEDTEADIYYNWNRYYSPRLGRYLQPDPLGPFEGNLYGYANGNPLIYVDPSGESPLLLAAAAWAAVEIGSSLWDAWTTASTLADPCASDFEKGAVSSAFIAGLYLPGGGYSQATKSLIKAGKGQAHHVISKAIFNALSDHPRLKGLFKLRDSRMIAFAKDLASHRGYQDWHRALDKEIAEVILANRTMTFTQFLRYLTKRYSLPDLLKRFPKGIQ
- the glnA gene encoding type I glutamate--ammonia ligase — protein: MKLDSILKFAKEKQIEYIDLKFSDLPGIWHHITLPVSSLTPDLFSQGVGIDGSSLPGFSSIERGDMIMLPDPEAMFIDPFCDRPTLSFIGNIMDHGEHITPYSRNPRRVTADAAAYLAKIVKGAQAIIGPEFEFYVFDEARFYQGPEAAFYYLDSAEAAWRPTEDSEALGYKIPYKKGYHAAPPMDRTFNLRSQMASMLADVGVALKYHHHEVGGAGQHEIEVAFAPIMKMADQSMMIKYIIKNECFRHKKSATFMPKPLFNEPGSGLHVHQYLADDKGSLFYDPKGTCKMSKLGLWYIGGMLKHADSLLAFTNPSTNSYKRLVPGFEAPVAGTYSMGNRTACIRIPGYQRSAKTYRFEFRPPDGTMNPYLAYAAMLMAGLDGIKNKIDPGMPLDKNLEQLSEKELSRIPHLPTSLTKALDALERDNDYLQQGGVFTEDLLENWVKIKRKEVSEIRVRPTPHEFEMYYDV
- a CDS encoding DUF2924 domain-containing protein, encoding MKSIKSRVKSGVTSKKVRSLEDLLGSKYSVSIRAEHKGTKYRARLQKSGKVRFKGKTLISLTQAAKAITGYATSGVWFWKIKTGKTEWVRIRSLLK